The Coccidioides posadasii str. Silveira chromosome 3, complete sequence genome contains a region encoding:
- a CDS encoding uncharacterized protein (CAZy:GH17~EggNog:ENOG410PGUY~COG:G~TransMembrane:1 (i327-350o)), which produces MPYHPQRSYNGGDPNENYNNHGSQQSSFPSNYQYELPSSAPFQPHGFHPAAHPDSAYSRLRDQRHQGHEHSPASQPFSQHAQRPHPTLQPVRSQTTRTDSTVSPGADNLGPLSAGGGITGIAAGIASTHERQSGLQAIRGNPDNTHHYGHHPHSDAQYYASNPDLVAMDASSMSRTPGSYSSNVPLSRATDGSGNNNNNIHSSQFNPHYDGLNNGPYSQQRTSWSPMNEPINPNDIVDDGDDGFIPNPKRKSVLSALGKSSSHQSLAGGAGAAGAGAAVGGAAGTIGGRVNRQTSSSPDGGPSYDALPGEKSEWLVEQRASKKKLKWIVGIIIAILVLGGIAGGVAGGLLPSRNRSNSSSSGGGGGQSADDDSRINGDLNKDSQEIKDLMNNPNLHRVFPGMDYTPWGTQYPLCLKYPPSQNNVTRDMAVLSQLTNTVRLYGTDCNQTEMVLHAIDKLELKDMKLWVGVWIDNENKTTNDRQLEQMYDILKSTADKSVFKGVIVGNEVLFRGHRSPATLQMLSDYLEDVKSKLKDMNIDLPVTTSDLGDAWTAGLARVVDVVMSNIHPFFGGVPVDEAADWTYEFWDNKDSTLSRGPNTKKLISEVGWPSGGGSNCGNSQCSSSNSGAVAGINELNQFMEDWVCPALEKGTDYFWFEAFDEPWKEQYNEPGKEWEDKWGLMDPGRNLKPGIKIPSCGGKTI; this is translated from the exons GCGCCGTTTCAGCCTCACGGTTTCCACCCGGCGGCCCACCCGGATAGCGCATACAGCAGGCTAAGGGACCAGAGGCACCAGGGCCACGAACACTCGCCAGCTTCGCAGCCTTTCTCGCAGCACGCCCAACGCCCGCATCCCACTCTCCAACCCGTGCGATCGCAGACCACGCGCACTGATTCCACCGTGTCTCCTGGAGCCGACAACCTGGGTCCTCTCTCTGCCGGCGGCGGCATTACCGGTATCGCGGCGGGCATAGCCAGCACCCACGAGCGGCAGAGTGGGCTCCAGGCGATCAGAGGCAACCCTGACAATACACACCACTACGGCCACCATCCTCATTCAGACGCGCAGTACTACGCTTCGAACCCGGACCTTGTCGCTATGGATGCATCGTCGATGTCAAGAACACCCGGGTCCTATTCGTCCAATGTTCCACTCAGCCGTGCGACCGATGGGAGCggcaacaacaacaacaacatccACAGCTCCCAGTTTAACCCTCACTACGACGGACTCAACAATGGTCCCTACAGCCAGCAACGCACCTCGTGGTCGCCGATGAACGAGCCTATCAACCCGAACGATATTGTCGATGACGGCGACGATGGTTTCATCCCAAACCCGAAGCGAAAATCAGTCCTTAGCGCTCTTGGAAAAAGTAGCAGTCATCAAAGCTTGGCTGGAGGCGCTGGAGCGGCTGGTGCCGGTGCGGCTGTCGGTGGTGCAGCAGGTACCATCGGCGGTCGCGTGAACCGTCAAACAAGCAGCAGTCCCGACGGTGGTCCATCCTACGATGCTCTTCCCGGTGAAAAGAGTGAGTGGTTGGTCGAgcaaagagcaagcaagaaGAAGTTGAAGTGGATTGTTGGTATCATCATTGCCATTCTCGTCCTGGGAGGCATCGCTGGTGGAGTTGCTGGAGGGCTATTGCCATCAAGGAACCGTTCAAACTCCTCCTCGTCCGGGGGAGGCGGTGGACAGTCGGCAGATGACGACTCCAGGATCAACGGGGACCTCAACAAAGATTCTCAGGAGATCAAGGATCTTATGAATAACCCTAATCTGCACAGGGTCTTCCCTGGAATGGACTACACTCCCTGGGGCACACAGTACCCTTTGTGTCTGAAGTATCCCCCCAGCCAGAACAACGTTACTCGGGATATGGCAGTCCTCTCGCAGCTCACAAACACTGTGAGACTCTACGGCACGGACTGCAACCAGACGGAGATGGTCCTACATGCGATCGATAAGCTGGAGCTGAAAGACATGAAACTCTGGGTGGGTGTGTGGATCGACAACGAAAACAAAACGACCAACGACCGTCAGCTGGAACAAATGTACGATATCCTCAAATCGACAGCGGATAAATCGGTATTCAAGGGAGTGATCGTTGGCAATGAAGTCTTGTTCCGCGGTCACCGGTCCCCTGCCACACTGCAGATGTTGAGCGACTACCTTGAAGATGTCAAATCCAAGCTCAAAGACATGAACATCGACCTGCCAGTTACAACTTCGGACTTGGGTGATGCTTGGACTGCAGGGCTCGCTAGGGTTGTCGACGTTGTCATGTCCAATATTCATCCTTTCTTTGGTGGCGTCCCCGTCGATGAGGCCGCCGATTGGACGTATGAGTTTTGGGACAACAAAGACTCTACCCTGTCCCGAGGGCCTAACACGAAAAAGCTGATCTCCGAAGTCGGTTGGCCTAGCGGTGGTGGGAGCAACTGTGGGAATTCCCAGTGTTccagctccaattctggGGCGGTTGCTGGTATCAATGAGTTGAACCAGTTTATGGAAGACTGGGTCTGCCCTGCCCTGGAAAAGGGCACGGATTATTTCTG GTTTGAAGCATTCGACGAGCCTTGGAAAGAACAATACAATGAGCCGGGCAAAGAGTGGGAAGACAAATGGGGTCTCATGGACCCTGGAAGAAACCTCAAACCCGGGATTAAGATCCCAAGTTGCGGCGGGAAAACCATATAA
- the ISC1_2 gene encoding phospholipase C type enzyme (EggNog:ENOG410PQ1X~COG:Q), producing MALFRDMAGIPPLTASTADSTLIIIDAQNEYANGLLKVRSVDQSRAVISSLLSKYRAAAQKSEKSNIVHVLHKVPEGTPVFTPGTPLAEEFDELKPLDGEKVVVKEFPSSFAKTGLDEWLKGKGCKKVVLVGYMAHVCVSTTARSANELGYDVVVAQDGVGDRDLPGYNGEEVKKMALLEIADFFGTLVDSKDIN from the exons ATGGCTCTATTTAGAGATATGGCGGGGATCCCTCCCCTCACGGCGTCAACTGCCGATAGTACCCTGATCATCATCGACGCGCAAAACGA ATATGCCAATGGTCTTCTTAAGGTTCGCTCTGTCGACCAATCTCGCGCTGTcatctcttctcttctctccaaATACCGCGCCGCTGCGCAGAAATCCGAAAAATCAAACATCGTCCATGTTCTCCACAAGGTACCGGAGGGTACTCCCGTGTTCACGCCTGGCACCCCGCTGGCAGAAGAATTCGACGAGCTGAAACCACTGGATGGGGAGAAGGTGGTTGTCAAGGAGTTCCCGAGTTCGTTTGCGAAGACGGGTTTGGACGAGTGGCTGAAAGGAAAGGGATGCAAGAAAGTGGTGTTGGTTGGATACATG GCCCATGTTTGTGTGTCAACAACAGCTCGGAGTGCGAACGAGCTCGGATatgatgttgttgttgctCAGGATGGTGTTGGTGATCGAGATCTCCCGGGATATAATGGTGAAGAAGTGAAGAAG ATGGCGCTCCTAGAGATTGCAGATTTCTTTGGTACCTTGGTGGATAGTAAAGATATCAACTAG
- a CDS encoding uncharacterized protein (EggNog:ENOG410PPV0~COG:S~BUSCO:12184at33183), whose product MSQPARRRKVVDNDGWTHITSTKKSSSLHHPPQPKDQLAPAEIPDGLTFEKLKDKYDRHKQQWMESHSWTVLKGLLEQEIARVSGKIRNCVCFGLGSPSGFSRGGWVDRRSISMFQLAALELTVELLSQAKIINPDNLYAQDPVFNDMDKKLLKYAGFKVVQDPDAFAIVAKETFLYAPGAEKSHLIDLLLRDPVLFFGSTFDDIHSATTEGDTCAQFAGRRRSLLLPEFEPNPSAFWRTTLYWNGEAHLPPSAD is encoded by the exons ATGTCGCAGCCGGCAAGACGGAGGAAGGTTGTCGATAACGATGGGTGGACACACATCACCTCTACCAAGAAGTCCTCGAGTCTCCACCACCCGCCGCAGCCCAAGGACCAGCTAGCGCCTGCAGAAATTCCTGACGGACTCACATTTGAAAAGCTGAAAGACAAGTACGATCGGCACAAGCAGCAATGGATGGAATCACACAGCTGGACCGTTCTAAAAGGATTGCTGGAGCAAGAGATTGCTCGTGTTTCGGGAAAGATTCGTAATTGTGTCTGTTTTGGGTTGGGAAGCCCGAGCGGCTTCTCCCGTGGAGGATGGGTTGATCGAAGGAGTATATCAATGTTTCAACTTGCCGCACTCGAGTTGACAGTGGAGCTTTTAT CCCAAGCAAAAATTATTAACCCTGATAACCTCTATGCTCAAGATCCTGTTTTTAATGACATGGATAAGAAGCTGCTAAAGTATGCTGGGTTCAAAGTAGTTCAAGATCCAGATGCCTTTGCAATTGTTGCCAAAGAGACATTTTTGTATGCTCCTGGCGCTGAAAAATCTCATCTAATCGATCTTCTTTTGCGTGACCCGGTCCTATTTTTCGGAAGTACTTTCGATGACATTCACTCGGCAACCACTGAAGGTGACACATGCGCGCAATTTGCGGGGAGGAGGCGCTCACTTTTGCTTCCGGAGTTTGAACCAAACCCAAGTGCATTCTGGAGGACAACCTTGTATTGGAACGGCGAAGCACACCTACCGCCTTCCGCTGATTGA
- a CDS encoding uncharacterized protein (SECRETED:SignalP(1-25)~EggNog:ENOG410PNID~COG:S~TransMembrane:1 (n10-20c25/26o227-246i)~BUSCO:11975at33183) has translation MTRQHSIGSWWAIVISLFFATVARAHTIIVYPGWRGNNLYSNGTVEETDGLSVKYASNATGDRDYLYPFGMQWLYPCGGMPMSQNRTKWPVKGGAVSFQPGWFPGHKTALIYINLGIGTVPLNMSLPMLSPFQITGPTVEPYPGTFCMPQVPLPPNITVNVGDNATIQVVEIAKHGAALYNCVDITFAEPEDVEQVTRRNCFNSSHLTAQYIYTVDVDKSAAAHPQMISAGLFLIPLLLVGYFGNLF, from the exons ATGACGAGACAACACTCGATAGGCTCGTGGTGGGCCATCGTCATTTCACTCTTTTTCGCGACTGTCGCCCGTGCTCATACTATTATCGTTTACCCGGGATGGCGCGGGAACAACCTATATTCAAATGGAACAGTTGAGGAAACAGATGGGCTAAGCGTCAAATACGCCAGCAATGCCACTGGGGACAGAGATTATCTGTATCCTTTCGGGATGCAATGGCTGTATCCAT GTGGGGGAATGCCCATGTCCCAAAACCGAACAAAGTGGCCCGTAAAGGGTGGCGCGGTGTCGTTCCAGCCCGGATGGTTCCCTGGCCACAAGACGGCACTCATCTACATTAACCTTGGTATCGGAACTGTCCCGCTGAACATGAGTCTCCCGATGCTTTCTCCCTTCCAAATAACCGGCCCTACGGTAGAGCCCTATCCTGGCACGTTTTGCATGCCGCAGGTCCCTTTGCCCCCTAATATCACCGTGAATGTTGGTGACAACGCCACTATCCAAGTCGTTGAAATTGCTAAGCACGGAGCTGCATTGTATAAT TGCGTCGATATTACTTTCGCAGAACCAGAAGATGTTGAGCAAGTAACAAGGAGGAATTGTTTCAATTCCTCCCACCTAACCGCCCAATATATTTATACCGTCGATGTCGATAAGTCAGCAGCAGCTCACCCCCAGATGATATCTGCCGGCCTCTTCCTTATTCCGTTGCTGCTGGTCGGCTATTTCGGAAATCTGTTCTGA